CCACTTTTTAACTGTCATAAACGACAGCCAACAGAGTCCTTACAATTTATGACCTTCACTGTCTTCTCTTGCTTACACACCTGTGTTAAGCACTAAGGCCAGCAGTAGGCATATTGCACATTAAAGGCAGGTACAGGGTATTTACCACTTAGTTATTTTAAACCTTTATTCAGAATTTTCTTCCacacctgtgcagtggcccctccataccagacggtgatgcagccagttagaatggttgccatggtacatctgtagaaatttgtgagtctttggtgacatactaaaacTCCTAgcaaaatatagctgctgtcatgcctacTTTGTGTAATACGTTGCTTCatagctttctgtagaagcagcgtGTGCTACTGATCAACTTTGACTTAGGAAtgctgtgtcagccaatcaggatggtggaatagGAGAAGGTTCTAGTGGAAACTGGGCAGAGAGgatttgtgatggacactggtgGGGTTCAACATCTTTTGGCAGGAGATGCAGAGAGAAGGTCAGGAAAGACAGCCATAGGATTTGATCCAACAGAAAGGTGCGACCCGAAGGAGTCCAAGATGGGGAGTCCTACCGGAGATCGGTGATAAGAAGTTGGTTCCATGAGTACGAAATACACCCAGAGTTTGGAAGATCTGAGCTCCAACATGTGCACATTTAGATTGGTttaattatagaacatagaacaggccctttgacccacaatgttctgctaacccttaaaccctgcctcccatataaccccccccaccttaaattcctccatatacctgtctagtagtcactagtgtatctgcctccaccactgactcaggcagtgcattccatgcaccaaccactctctgagttaaaaaaccttcctctaatatcccccttgaactttccaccccttaccttaaagccatgtcctcttgtattgagcagtggtgccctggggaagaggcgctggctgtccactctgtctatgcccctTAATatcttctatacctctatcatgtctcctctcatcctccttctctccagacagtacaaccctagctcccttaataggagaggagagtagaccataggagaatgggaaggaggagggtctcCAGGGGGAGCTGAGAGAGAAGAGACCAGAGGGATTTGTAAACCACAGTGTAATGTTTACATAGTTTTCTGTCATGGTAACATTACACCCCCTGCTGTTCACATCAGCTTCTCCAATCAGAAAGTGCAGTaatagtggaacgcagcaggccaggcagcatctataggaagaagtgccatcgacatttcgggctgagacccttcgtcaggactgtggtCGAAAAGTTGAAGGGTCGAAGAAATTGCAGATGTGGAGCAGTGagggagggtttcactgaacttccgtcgaagagaagatttaaacttcttcaatgtaggcatcactggaagaggcttcgcagtagtgaatttaaaaatacaaacgagaaaatctgcagatgctggaaatacaagcaacgaaggttctcagcccgaaacgtcaactgcacttcttcctatagatgctgcctggcctactgcgttccaccagcattttgtgtgtgttgcttggatttcaagcatctgcagattttctcgtaagTGCAGTAATAGTATGAATTTGAAGGCAAAATACTGATTTAATGACAGGAATTTTAGCAGTGTGGAAGTACAGAGATAGATGTAgctccacatccatagatcctcaAAGTTTTCACGCAAGtgttagggtggttaagaagatatATGGAGTGTTCGCCTTCTTTAGTcaggtattgagttcaagagtagcaACAATACTGTAGTTCAATAAAATCCTGGCTAAACCAAGCTTGGAGCATAATGTTCACTTCTGAGTGTCACACTATCGAATgtgaggcactggctgtccactctgtctattcctcttaatatcttgtacacctctaatcatgtctcctctcatcctccttctctccaaagagtaaagccctagctcccttaatctctgatcataatccatactctctaaaccaggcagcatcctggtaaatctcctctgtaccctttccaatgcttccacatccttcctatactgaggcgaccagaactggacacagtactccaagtgtggcctaactagagttttatagagctgcatcattacatcgcgtctcttaaactctatccctcgacttatgaaagctaacacctcataaactttcttaactaccccatctacctgtgaggcaactttcagggatttgtggacatgtacccccagatccctctgctcctccacactaccaagtatcctgccatttactttgtactctgccttggagtttgtccttccaaagtgtaccacctcacacttcttcgggttgaactccatctgccacttctcagcccacttctgcatcctatcaatgtctctctgcaatctttgacaatcctctacaccatctacaccaccaccaacctctgtgtcatctgcaaacttgccaacccacccttctacccccgcatccaggtcattaataaaaatcacgaaaagtagaggtcccagaacagatccttgtgggacaccactagtcacaaccctccaatctgaatgtactccctccaccacgaccctctgccttctgcaggcaagccaattctgaatccacttggccaaacttccctggatcccttgccttgactttctgaataagcctaccatgtggaattaTAATTATAATcggcctttttttttcttttccttattTTCTCTTAATAACTGGTTGATAAAGCTAAAATTAGTAAATACACTTTCTTcctaattgtatgcagtgtacaatctgttatttcttgccgacagataattgtgtatgggcagtatttacacagcattcaaatTGGGGTTCTGTTGATCaaaacatcccaactttcctgtttggtgggacccaaatcatactgaccctagataTCTATTGTTCGAGAAAGGTggcttctcactgctgagtccagCAGCTGTTAGCAGACCTGACTAATGAGTCAAGTTTCTACACAATGACAGTTTCATTGTAGCGGCTTTCATCTGAGATTGATTCACTGAATGCTGTGTAATTGCTGTAAGAATTGATTGTGTTTAAGCCTGTTGCCTTTGAATATTCAAAAGAAATTCCTTTGGATACTGTGTTATTAATAAAGGTTTGATAaatttcaaagtcatgaggacatgatcATTATTAtgattaagatttttactgttaatGCTGCAGGGTATTTAATTTAGcagctttctgtagaagcagtgtgtcctgctgatAGTGTTTGGGTGTTAGTTAAAGAAACCAGGGGCTTATGGTAAAGGTAATCTCTGAGACGGGTTAGGGGATAAGTGTGCTGTGCCAAGCCAGAAGGGAAATTATTTGTCCCAGAGACTGTACAGGGAGGGTGGGGCAATGGGACATTCCAGAGATAGGGGAGTAGGGAAAGGTTGTGTCCCAGAGACAGGGATTGGGGAATGGTGTATCCCAGAGAAGAAGAAGTTTCCACAGACAtgggggagggggtcacagagttgtggggacaggacaggggGAAGGGGGCACCCTTGGCCATGGGGGAGGGGTTTCTATGGAATGGGGCAAGGTACTTATAGAGAGGAGTGAAATGAGTGACACATGGACAGAGGTGGGAAGGAAGAGATGAAAAGTGTGTCCtaaaggcagcagtgggaagaggaaGGGGGTCATCCCAAAGATGGGGGCTGTGGAGCATTGGGGAAAGGGGACATCAGATGAAGTGGGAAGAATGGAGGGGTTATTGCAGATACAGGAGCATTACCCCAGAAAAAGGtcttggggagggggtggggaaggggtggaAGGAGTTGTCAGAGAGACGTGTCTGGATTCTCCCTGCTACAACTGGTGATGTCTATCTAGATGTTATCTAGCATCTCCAATGCCACATGGTATTCCAGTGCTGGTGAACAGCCATTCAGAGCAGAACAGATGAGATGTTCTGTTTGAGATTACCATACACAAATGCCTAGCTTTTTGTACTCTGTAAAAATTTACAAAAGTTATCAATAGGTGAAGGACAGTATTTCAGATGAGATATTTTTAGACTCCAAGGTGATGTCTGACATCTTGCAGTGATAAATTAGGAGAACAAATCCTCAACTTCTATTGGGTCACAGTTCAGGCATCTGGACTCAGCATCAAATTCCCTGTCTGTATCATGATGGAACAACCTCCCATCATCGATGTGATTTGGCTCAGTGTGTATCTGTCCATTCCTAGAGCTAACAGTTCTGGGCACGTCCCACTCCCCAACCAGTACACGGTATTCTCATGGCTGCTCCTGGAGACTTTCTGATCACTGTTACTGAAGTGATTGACGGTGGGGAACTCACAAAGTGGCCTCACAAAGGTGATCTGTGAAGAAAACAAAGGTGACAAAGAATTTGTTTTCCTGTGCAGCTCTATGTGACGTTTAAATTTACTAGAAGTTGAACCCAGTTTACTTTTGGGCTCAGTTTCAACTGTTCCTATTAGCTACTGAGGTATGGACATCAGCTGGTTCTTGTCATCAGACCAGATCTTAATGTTCTACTTCAATTGGTAGAAAATCGTGTACCTACTTAACTTGAAAATGCATCACAATTTCTTCATGCCTAATAAAGTCAGAATTATATTTTTCATGCGACTCCCAAATCCTTAAGTTTGGATCGCAAGCTGTGCCTGGGAGGACTAGTGCACCCATTCCCAGAGCTTTTTGTCTACTGAAACCATGCATACCTTTTGGCACAACTTTGGACTCTCAGCATCTGCACACTCGATTCAGTGATGGTACATTCTTAAACTCACAGATTTCTGGGTAAGAACAGTGCCATTAAAAGCACTTACAAGCATTGCCTTCCCCGCTGCCAAATTGCACCCAACCAAGTCAATATTTTTATGAGAATTCAGCTGCCAGTTTAACACAGCAAGTTTCCACAAGCAATATACTCCATGTCAACAGGCACTGGGCGTGTCAACAGTAAAAATCAACCTAATTTTTTTCTCTGTCAGTTTTCAAATGCTGCTACTCTGTCATTTGTTGCCAACCGCTCTGATCCCGTTCCTTGTCATTTCCTCTTACACAGTCCAGAGACTGAAACTCTGCTGTGCTGACCCATCTCTGGTGTCTGACCCTGCTCCATTGAACATCCAACTTAACATTCCATGCTCTGCTTTTGACTTTAGAGCACACTGCTGTATTCCAACAAACCCCGTTGTGTGGGACACTGCCCTTTAGAAGTGAAAATGACCCATAACATTGAAATGAACAGGGAATAAGGTGGGTTACTAACAATGTCATTTTTCCTCGGCCTAAACATGTCAGATGTAACTGCagtcttcttcagtctgcagaaagtCATGCAGAAAGTTCAAAGGAAACCTCCTCACCTACACAATGGTGACTGTTTGGAAGACATCACTACAGGGAAAGCAAAAGGTGAACAGCAGGGAAGGATTTAGAAGGACTGTCATGGAACAGAAACAGAGCAGGTAGGGACCAGCTGGGCGGAGTTGACTCTCTAACGTACACTGGGTGTGCTGCAGTTTCACTAAGTACccgagacagagtttaaaatagaactgatttatttgtcacagattcagaatattaaactccagtcccattaaatgtGAACATCAGCAGAAGAAGCTCCTCCCAgttccagtgaccagggtgcagaactgggtgtgatgagcagcagcaataatttcaGAGTTTGACACCAAGAGTCATTTTTGAACTTGTCTCTAGATTTGGTAACTGTGATGGTTAAATATCCAGCATACGACtaatttaaactttttccccagtgtgaactccatAGTGCTTCTGAAGGTCGGCTAaatgattgaatcccttcccacagtctgagcaggtgaacggcctctccacagtgtgaactcggtagtgCGCCACAAGGTTGCTTGACTGagaaaatcccttcccacattcagagcaggtgaatggcctctctccagtgtgaattcgcagaTGCTGCTTCAGGTCAGATgttcgactgaatcccttcccacagtctgagcaggtgaatggtttctccccagtgtgaactcgctggtgtgccttcAGGTGAGATGagtgtgtgaatctcttcccacattcagagcaggtgaacggcctctctccagaaTGAACTCGCAGATGTTGCTTCAGGTCAGATGATCgactgaatctcttcccacattcagagcaggtgaatggcctctctccagtgtgaactcgctgatgttgcTTCAGGTAAGATGatcgaatgaatcccttcccacagactgagcaggtgaacggcctctccccagtgtgaactcgctgatgttccttcaggtGAGGTgagtgactgaatcccttcccacaatgtgaacaggtgaatggtttctccccagtgtgaattcgctgatgtgacAGCAGGtaagatgattgagtgaatcccttcccacaatctgagcaagtgaatggtttctccccagtgtgaactctctggtgCCTCAGTAGgttagataactgagtgaatcccttcctacagtcagagcaggtgaatggcttctccccagtgtgaactctctggtgTCTCAGTAAGGTGGATGACTGTGAAAATGCCTTTTCACAGTGTGAGCAGGTGAACATtttctccccattgtgaactgaccGGTGAGCCAATAGGTCAGATGATcgcgtgaatcccttcccacactcagagcaggtgaacggccgctccccagagtgaattcgctgatgtaccttcagttgggatgactgagtgaatcccttcccacagtctgagcagataaacggcctctccccagtgtgaattcgcagatgtaccttcaattgagatgaccgagtgaaacccttcccacattctgagcagttgaacggcctctccccagtgtgaactgactggtgtgccaataggtcaGATGATTgattgaatcctttcccacagtctgcgcaggtgaacagcatcccctcccccactgtgaattgactggtgtgccagttGGTCAGGTGATCAAGTGAATCTTCCCACActctgtgcaggtgaatggcctctctctagTGTGAACTGAGTGGAGTATCTGTAGGTGGCATGACTAAGCGAatgccacagactgacctggtaAGTGGTCTCTCTCGTGtgtactcactggtgtgtctgcagATAGGATGACAGACTGAATCACTCCCCACAGCCTGAACAGATGGACAGCCTTTCCACAGTCAGAGCTTGTTCATCTGTTAGCAGATCACATTACTGAGTGAACCTCTTCCCACACATGGAACTAGTGAACACTCTCCCCAtaaactcactggtgtgtctgcggACTGGCTGAGAGAGTGAATCTCTTCCAAAATAGAcggagcaagtgaacggcttctcactGCTGTGAAATTTCTGTCATATTGTCAGCTTGGATCACAGAATTAATCACTTCCCGCAGACAGAACAGATCAACAAATGCTGGTGAGTTCTCAGCACCCTGGTTCCAGTGGACTCACTGAGTTAAAACAGAAAACTTAATTTCAGACACAAAGTATGTTTCCAATTATGATGAGGTACTTCTTCCATCTCCTAGGATCAACAAAAGATGTATCGGTGTTACAAAGGAAATATCTGGCCACTCCTTAAATATCTGGATAGGGACATTGGAACTGATGTGCTgtcgtgtttgagattcctgtacACAGATTCTTTGTCAtttctaacctgtaaaaagatttacaaaagacatcaatgggtgaaggacagcatttcagatgagatcatttTAGTCTCGATGATGATGTCTGACATCACATTGTTACAGAGAGATTCAACCCAACTACGAAGAACAATTCCTGATCTTCTAACTGCGTACAAATCAGGGACCGGACTGACCATACAgttctctgtttttctgcctgtaTCAGAATGGACAATTCCTGCCTGACTTCAGTGTGTAATGTGGCTCAGTTTGTCTCTCTCCATTAAGATTATTTCAAGTTCTAGTCAAATCCCACAGTGTTACAAAGAGCACATGATAGTACACGGCTGAGACTTTCTAATTACTGTgagcacgcccccccccccccccacaagattGACAGAGGTGAG
This region of Hemitrygon akajei chromosome 31, sHemAka1.3, whole genome shotgun sequence genomic DNA includes:
- the LOC140719275 gene encoding uncharacterized protein is translated as MLFTCADCGKGFNQSSDLLAHQSVHTGERPFNCSECGKGFTRSSQLKVHLRIHTGERPFICSDCGKGFTQSSQLKVHQRIHSGERPFTCSECGKGFTRSSDLLAHRSVHNGEKMFTCSHCEKAFSQSSTLLRHQRVHTGEKPFTCSDCRKGFTQLSNLLRHQRVHTGEKPFTCSDCGKGFTQSSYLLSHQRIHTGEKPFTCSHCGKGFSHSPHLKEHQRVHTGERPFTCSVCGKGFIRSSYLKQHQRVHTGERPFTCSECGKRFSRSSDLKQHLRVHSGERPFTCSECGKRFTHSSHLKAHQRVHTGEKPFTCSDCGKGFSRTSDLKQHLRIHTGERPFTCSECGKGFSQSSNLVAHYRVHTVERPFTCSDCGKGFNHLADLQKHYGVHTGEKV